In one Spirosoma rigui genomic region, the following are encoded:
- a CDS encoding TonB-dependent receptor plug domain-containing protein — MLLTLLALWCQQPATQLPDSGRVKQLDAVVVTATRTERRVGALPMPVTVVSQPQIRQSGSLRLNDILREQTGLAIVNDHGQGLQVQGFGPDYTLILVDGEPLVGRTAGTLELSRLTVGNIKQIEIVKGPSSSLYGSEALAGVVNIITENPDQTRGSLSARYGANRTSDLTGDVSLRKGKTGLYLFGNRYQSGGYDFSPESTGTTVAPFLNHTISGRLTTALGSRFTLSVSGRFFTEQQDNEAGLSDLRVVVGDGSVREYALNPVLTHQVNERWKLTYRYYRTGYQTATSLVYQDTHESYDESYFRQTFDRGEVVSTYTVRGRHFLTLGTGFIAEGVAATRYPGRQQFTTRYGFAQFEWVPVQRFTLIAGGRFDAHSQYAAQLSPKLSARYVVSPTVALRGSAGVGFKAPDFRQLYLNFDNAVAGYSVFGTQEVAAGIARLQQQGQIAELLLDPARFGSIRAESSVAVNLGAVADFQSTYGRPLRVSVNLFRNDIRDLIETQVVARKTNGQNVFSYTNLSRVFTQGAEADASYRIPLGAGQLTVSSGYQLLEAKDKAVVGAIKAGTVFRRNPETLLTERVRAADYGGLLNRSRHMANWKLFYELPKQGVAASLRAVYRSRYGFADGNGNLILDQASEYVAGYTTWHVTASKTIKSLLLQVGVDNLTGYTDPQFIPSLAGRLWYASLRWNWVHKSITTN, encoded by the coding sequence ATGCTACTGACTTTACTTGCCCTCTGGTGCCAGCAACCAGCTACGCAACTGCCCGATTCCGGGCGGGTGAAACAGCTTGACGCGGTGGTCGTAACGGCGACCCGTACCGAACGACGGGTGGGGGCGCTGCCCATGCCGGTAACGGTGGTGAGCCAGCCCCAAATTCGCCAGTCGGGTAGTCTCCGGCTCAATGACATCCTGCGGGAACAGACCGGTTTGGCTATCGTCAACGACCACGGGCAGGGCCTGCAGGTGCAGGGATTCGGCCCCGACTACACGCTGATTCTCGTCGATGGAGAGCCGCTCGTCGGGCGCACCGCCGGAACGCTCGAACTAAGCCGCCTGACGGTGGGCAACATCAAACAGATCGAGATTGTAAAAGGGCCATCGTCGAGTTTGTACGGGTCCGAAGCCCTGGCCGGGGTTGTCAATATCATCACCGAAAACCCTGACCAGACGCGGGGAAGCCTTTCTGCCCGCTACGGGGCCAACCGGACCAGCGACCTGACGGGTGACGTATCGCTGCGGAAGGGGAAAACCGGCCTTTACCTGTTCGGTAACCGCTACCAGTCGGGTGGGTACGATTTCAGTCCTGAATCGACCGGTACTACGGTAGCTCCCTTTCTGAACCATACCATCAGTGGGCGGCTGACGACCGCTTTGGGCAGTCGGTTTACACTAAGCGTATCGGGTCGGTTTTTTACCGAGCAGCAGGATAATGAGGCCGGCTTAAGCGACCTGCGCGTGGTTGTGGGCGATGGATCGGTGCGGGAGTACGCGCTCAACCCGGTGCTGACCCATCAGGTGAATGAGCGCTGGAAACTAACGTACCGGTATTACCGGACCGGCTACCAAACGGCGACCAGTCTGGTTTATCAGGATACGCACGAATCGTACGACGAGAGTTACTTCCGGCAGACGTTTGACCGGGGCGAAGTTGTCAGTACGTATACCGTTCGTGGCCGACATTTTCTGACCCTGGGGACCGGTTTTATTGCTGAGGGTGTAGCGGCTACCCGTTACCCGGGGCGGCAGCAGTTTACCACGCGCTACGGGTTCGCACAGTTTGAGTGGGTACCTGTCCAGCGGTTTACGCTCATTGCCGGGGGACGGTTCGATGCCCACAGCCAGTATGCCGCTCAACTCAGCCCCAAGCTGTCGGCCCGCTACGTTGTCAGCCCGACGGTCGCCCTGCGGGGCAGCGCGGGTGTCGGGTTCAAAGCGCCCGACTTTCGGCAGTTATACCTCAATTTCGACAATGCCGTAGCGGGCTACAGCGTGTTTGGTACGCAGGAAGTAGCCGCCGGGATCGCGCGCCTGCAACAGCAGGGACAGATTGCCGAACTGCTGCTCGATCCCGCCCGCTTCGGCAGTATCCGGGCGGAGAGTTCGGTTGCCGTCAACCTGGGGGCTGTAGCCGATTTTCAGTCAACGTACGGTCGTCCGCTCCGGGTATCGGTCAACCTGTTTCGTAACGACATCCGCGATCTGATCGAAACACAGGTGGTGGCCCGCAAAACCAACGGACAGAACGTATTCAGTTATACCAACCTGAGCCGGGTATTTACGCAGGGGGCCGAAGCGGACGCTAGCTACCGCATCCCGCTGGGGGCGGGACAGCTAACCGTGAGCAGCGGTTACCAGTTGCTGGAAGCCAAAGACAAGGCGGTGGTTGGCGCCATTAAGGCCGGGACGGTGTTTCGCCGGAATCCGGAGACCCTGCTCACCGAACGGGTCCGGGCGGCCGACTACGGGGGATTGCTCAACCGGTCGCGCCACATGGCCAACTGGAAACTATTCTACGAACTACCCAAACAAGGCGTGGCGGCTTCGCTGCGGGCCGTTTACCGAAGTCGGTATGGATTTGCCGATGGCAACGGCAACCTGATCCTGGACCAGGCCAGCGAGTACGTTGCCGGCTACACAACCTGGCACGTGACGGCATCCAAAACCATTAAATCGCTCCTCTTGCAGGTGGGCGTAGACAACCTGACGGGCTATACCGACCCGCAGTTCATACCGTCGCTGGCCGGGCGACTGTGGTATGCCAGCCTCCGCTGGAACTGGGTTCATAAATCAATTACTACCAATTAA
- a CDS encoding HmuY family protein — translation MKITYQTFLAAAVLTTLFACSSEDNTPTVVPVQAQTVSNLPADPTTGVNPTTGQPLGSTGKFTFYNLRDNKTVANTDSATNKWDVGFRGTTVIVNGGALRSGQGGAYVHTGTFDELTTIPTSATFAQDQSATALAIPTGSGAGWYNYNSTTNIISPIPGRVLVIRTGDGNYAKLEILSYYENAPATPTATSRSRYYTFRYAYQPDGSTKLN, via the coding sequence ATGAAAATTACGTACCAAACCTTCCTCGCTGCTGCCGTACTGACCACGCTTTTTGCCTGTTCGAGTGAGGACAATACACCCACCGTTGTTCCCGTTCAGGCTCAGACGGTGAGTAACCTGCCCGCCGACCCTACTACGGGTGTCAACCCCACGACGGGCCAGCCCCTGGGTTCTACCGGGAAATTCACGTTTTATAACCTGCGCGATAACAAAACCGTTGCCAACACCGATTCGGCGACGAACAAATGGGACGTTGGCTTCCGGGGTACGACGGTGATTGTCAACGGCGGAGCCCTACGCAGCGGCCAGGGTGGTGCTTACGTACATACGGGTACGTTCGACGAGTTGACGACGATACCAACCTCAGCTACGTTTGCCCAGGACCAGAGCGCGACGGCACTGGCCATTCCAACGGGTTCGGGTGCAGGCTGGTATAATTACAATTCGACGACCAATATCATTTCGCCCATTCCGGGGCGGGTGCTGGTAATCCGGACGGGCGATGGTAACTACGCTAAACTGGAAATCCTGAGCTACTACGAAAATGCTCCCGCTACGCCCACTGCTACCAGTCGGTCCCGCTATTATACCTTCCGCTACGCTTACCAGCCCGACGGTTCGACAAAACTCAACTAA
- a CDS encoding DUF6686 family protein translates to MDHNHQFRTFAENETGYVGMCVGCRTINVAFQNSLFCLTLDQFDAFADMMHQRLAMRPINTTHGKELILATPMPNYFLLFSDDDLRRLCALLDEAAPVLEAERILDLSQRLN, encoded by the coding sequence ATGGATCACAACCATCAGTTTAGAACATTCGCTGAAAATGAAACTGGCTACGTGGGGATGTGTGTCGGTTGCCGCACCATCAACGTAGCGTTTCAGAACTCGCTGTTTTGCCTCACGCTCGATCAGTTCGATGCCTTTGCCGACATGATGCACCAACGGCTGGCGATGCGCCCCATCAATACGACCCACGGGAAAGAGTTGATCCTGGCCACACCGATGCCGAACTACTTCCTGTTGTTCTCCGACGATGACCTGCGAAGGCTCTGCGCGTTACTGGACGAAGCCGCCCCTGTGCTGGAGGCCGAACGTATTCTGGACCTGAGCCAACGGCTGAACTGA
- a CDS encoding heme/hemin ABC transporter substrate-binding protein, giving the protein MKSGFLVPRFTWLAGLFGFLLTIGTTLAQTPPRIVSLDGTVSEILCGLGLQARLVGVDVTSTYPESLQKLPKVGHNRTISAEGVLAQRPTLVLTTEKAGTKADVLDQLRMAGVQVIIFKQAFTVEGTRKLITDIATTCRVPGKANAVIRRMDSELASVQKATGRPKVLFIYARGAGTMFVAGRGTPVEKMIELAGGQNATPQFDDFKPLTAEALVAANPDLILLFDTGLESLGGASGLLNVPGVAQTNAGKNKRFVTMDGHLLTGFTPRLGKALAELARKIGPTGNL; this is encoded by the coding sequence TTGAAATCTGGCTTTTTGGTGCCCCGGTTCACCTGGCTCGCTGGCCTTTTTGGCTTCTTGCTGACTATTGGAACAACCCTTGCCCAGACGCCCCCCCGGATTGTTTCCCTCGACGGAACGGTGAGTGAAATCCTGTGCGGCCTGGGGTTACAGGCGCGGCTGGTGGGTGTCGACGTGACCAGTACCTATCCCGAAAGTTTGCAGAAGCTACCCAAGGTAGGCCACAACCGCACCATCTCGGCCGAGGGCGTACTAGCTCAGCGACCAACGCTTGTGCTCACGACCGAGAAGGCGGGAACCAAAGCCGACGTGCTCGACCAACTGCGTATGGCGGGCGTGCAGGTGATTATATTCAAACAGGCGTTCACGGTAGAAGGTACCCGTAAGCTGATTACTGACATTGCCACTACCTGCCGGGTGCCGGGCAAAGCAAACGCGGTGATCCGCCGGATGGACAGTGAACTGGCGAGCGTGCAAAAAGCTACGGGCCGCCCCAAGGTACTTTTCATCTACGCCCGCGGGGCCGGCACGATGTTCGTTGCCGGGCGCGGTACACCGGTCGAGAAGATGATCGAACTGGCGGGTGGTCAGAATGCGACGCCCCAGTTTGACGACTTTAAACCCCTGACAGCCGAGGCCCTCGTGGCGGCTAATCCGGACCTGATCCTGCTTTTCGACACCGGGCTCGAAAGCCTGGGTGGTGCCAGTGGTCTGCTGAACGTGCCGGGCGTCGCGCAGACCAACGCGGGTAAAAATAAGCGATTCGTGACCATGGACGGGCATTTGCTGACGGGGTTTACGCCCCGCCTGGGTAAAGCCCTGGCTGAACTGGCCCGTAAGATTGGCCCAACCGGAAACCTTTAA
- a CDS encoding FecCD family ABC transporter permease, translated as MDVKALVAPLPTGPTRSIATVNRPWLLPMLGMGLLITSLLSVGVGAVVISPAEVFTILGHTLGLVDAADEMKTVILTSIRLPRVCLGLLIGAGLAVAGAALQGLFRNPLADPGLIGISSGASLAAVGMIVLNVTLFTTLTGLLGYYALSLVAFGGACGTTLLVYRLARVAGRSVVTTMLLAGIAINALAGALTGLLTYVATDEQLRTITFWALGSLGGASWTTVLTLLPFITVVLLGLPRLAKSLNLLALGESQAAMLGVNITGLKRRVIVLATLAVGSSVAVAGIIGFVGLVIPHLIRLVAGSDHRRLLIGSALGGAMVLTAADALARTIVAPAELPIGILTALLGTPVFLWMLINERKTT; from the coding sequence ATGGACGTGAAAGCGCTCGTTGCTCCGCTGCCCACCGGGCCAACCCGTTCGATCGCAACGGTGAACCGGCCCTGGCTCCTGCCGATGCTGGGAATGGGGCTGCTCATAACCAGCCTGTTGTCGGTTGGGGTAGGGGCCGTGGTCATCTCGCCCGCTGAGGTGTTCACCATACTCGGGCACACCCTGGGGCTGGTCGATGCCGCCGACGAAATGAAGACGGTTATTTTGACCAGTATCCGGCTGCCGCGCGTGTGCCTGGGCCTGCTCATCGGGGCGGGGTTGGCGGTGGCGGGAGCTGCCCTGCAAGGCCTGTTTCGTAATCCGCTGGCCGATCCCGGCCTGATCGGTATATCGTCGGGGGCTTCCCTGGCTGCCGTAGGTATGATCGTGCTGAACGTGACGCTGTTTACTACGTTGACCGGTCTGTTGGGTTACTACGCCCTGTCGCTGGTAGCTTTCGGCGGAGCCTGCGGAACAACCTTGCTGGTGTATCGGCTGGCACGGGTAGCGGGCCGGTCGGTGGTGACAACGATGTTACTGGCCGGTATTGCCATCAACGCGCTGGCTGGCGCGCTCACGGGTCTGCTGACCTACGTAGCGACCGATGAACAGCTGCGTACCATTACCTTCTGGGCGCTGGGTAGCCTGGGCGGGGCCAGCTGGACAACCGTACTGACGCTGCTTCCGTTTATAACGGTGGTACTGCTGGGCTTACCGCGGCTGGCAAAATCGTTGAATCTGCTGGCCCTCGGCGAGAGCCAGGCCGCCATGCTGGGCGTGAACATAACGGGGCTCAAACGCCGGGTTATTGTGCTGGCAACGCTGGCGGTGGGTTCGTCGGTGGCCGTGGCGGGAATCATCGGGTTCGTGGGCCTGGTCATTCCGCACCTGATCCGGCTGGTGGCGGGTTCCGACCACCGGCGGCTGCTGATCGGGTCGGCGCTGGGTGGTGCCATGGTGCTGACGGCGGCCGATGCGCTCGCCCGCACCATTGTAGCCCCCGCCGAGTTACCCATTGGTATCCTTACCGCGCTGCTGGGAACGCCCGTATTTCTGTGGATGCTCATTAATGAACGCAAAACGACCTGA
- a CDS encoding heme ABC transporter ATP-binding protein, whose translation MLQVNELSYTIGERPLLNSVSFRAEAGELLAIVGPNGAGKSTLLKLCACELSPASGAIDILGRPLSAYTREELARFRGMLHQQNPMTFPFRAGELVLMGRYPHYGAHPADADYAIAEAALDTVGMRAFENRIVPTLSGGEQQRIHLARVLAQVWNVPNGLLLLDEPTTGLDLLHQHHMLDVARQMARRGYAVVAVLHDLNMAAQYADQILMLRSGRREAYGTPRTVLTAPLVERVFGLPVHLLDNPCHQCPLIVPVPTFQPAFSH comes from the coding sequence ATGCTACAAGTCAACGAACTGTCGTATACAATAGGGGAGCGTCCGCTGCTGAATTCGGTGTCGTTCCGGGCTGAAGCGGGGGAACTGCTTGCCATTGTCGGACCAAACGGCGCGGGCAAATCGACCCTGCTAAAACTCTGCGCGTGTGAGCTTTCACCCGCATCCGGCGCAATCGATATACTTGGCAGACCCCTGAGCGCGTATACCCGCGAAGAGCTAGCCCGATTCAGGGGGATGCTACACCAGCAAAACCCGATGACATTTCCCTTCCGGGCGGGCGAACTGGTGTTGATGGGGCGCTACCCGCACTACGGTGCGCACCCCGCCGATGCCGATTATGCCATTGCCGAAGCGGCTCTGGACACGGTTGGCATGCGGGCCTTCGAAAACCGGATTGTCCCAACCCTGTCGGGGGGGGAGCAGCAGCGCATCCACCTCGCCCGGGTGCTGGCGCAGGTATGGAACGTGCCCAACGGCCTGTTACTGCTCGACGAGCCCACGACCGGACTCGATCTGCTCCACCAGCACCATATGCTGGATGTTGCCCGCCAGATGGCACGCCGTGGGTATGCGGTGGTGGCGGTACTCCACGATCTGAACATGGCCGCCCAGTATGCCGATCAGATCCTGATGCTCCGATCCGGTCGGCGGGAAGCCTACGGTACGCCCCGCACGGTTCTGACGGCACCCCTCGTTGAACGGGTATTCGGCCTGCCGGTTCACCTCCTCGACAATCCCTGCCACCAGTGTCCGCTGATTGTGCCCGTTCCAACGTTTCAACCGGCTTTTAGCCATTAA
- a CDS encoding hemin-degrading factor, whose translation MITDTISLQTRWAELRQQQPKVRIRDAASQLGVSEAELLVTGVGETVVRLTDNFRDLLKQVPTLGYVMALTRNDVLVHERKGVYQKVSFSEHVGLVLGPDIDLRLFMQRWQFGFAVNENDRRSLQFFDAQGQAIHKIYLTDQSDLAAYETLVATFRASDQSTELMLTPPVETVPDKADAAIDVTGFRAGWLAMQDTHEFFGLLRTYGVGRQQGLRLAPEGYARQLSLDTLNQVFATVAERELSIMVFVSNPGCIQIHTGPVKKLVQMGPWYNVLDPTFNLHLNETLVDQVWLTRKPTADGVVTALELFDRNGQNVALVFGERKPGKPELAGWRAVIDTVLTES comes from the coding sequence ATGATAACCGACACAATTTCTCTCCAGACCCGCTGGGCCGAACTACGGCAGCAGCAGCCCAAAGTCCGCATTCGCGATGCGGCCAGTCAACTGGGCGTCAGCGAAGCCGAACTGCTCGTGACGGGCGTCGGCGAAACCGTTGTCCGGCTTACGGATAACTTCCGCGATCTGCTCAAACAGGTGCCGACTCTGGGGTATGTGATGGCACTGACCCGCAACGATGTGCTGGTTCACGAACGCAAAGGGGTCTACCAGAAGGTATCGTTCAGTGAGCACGTGGGCCTGGTGCTCGGTCCCGATATTGACCTGAGGCTGTTCATGCAGCGCTGGCAGTTTGGATTTGCCGTCAATGAAAACGACCGGCGCAGCCTGCAGTTCTTCGACGCCCAGGGGCAGGCGATCCATAAAATCTACCTGACTGACCAGTCGGACCTGGCGGCTTACGAAACGCTGGTGGCGACCTTCCGGGCCAGCGATCAGTCGACTGAACTGATGCTTACCCCTCCCGTCGAAACCGTACCCGACAAGGCTGATGCTGCCATCGATGTCACCGGCTTTCGGGCGGGCTGGCTGGCCATGCAGGATACGCACGAGTTCTTCGGCTTGCTGCGGACGTATGGCGTTGGACGGCAGCAGGGGCTGCGACTGGCGCCCGAGGGCTACGCGCGACAACTCTCCCTGGATACACTGAATCAGGTGTTTGCCACGGTCGCCGAGCGGGAGTTATCGATTATGGTATTCGTATCGAATCCGGGCTGCATCCAGATTCATACCGGACCGGTGAAAAAACTGGTGCAGATGGGACCCTGGTACAACGTGCTGGACCCCACCTTCAACCTTCACCTCAACGAAACGCTCGTGGATCAGGTCTGGCTTACCCGAAAACCCACCGCCGACGGTGTCGTTACGGCGTTGGAACTGTTCGACCGGAACGGGCAGAACGTCGCGCTGGTCTTTGGCGAGCGCAAGCCGGGTAAACCCGAGCTTGCCGGCTGGCGCGCCGTCATCGACACGGTATTGACGGAGTCCTAG
- a CDS encoding helix-turn-helix domain-containing protein — protein MKKELNAPYIINSISELHRLLQLPKPAHPLISVIDLSEITCHFDENLKSVVYNFYSICIKKNFTGKLKYGQNYYDFDEGVLTFFSPGQVIATATPDDMALEGCWLVIHPDFIQQYPIARTIKEYGFFTYAVNEALHMSDREEALITSVMHNIDQEYRSVIDSYSQDVIVSHIDLLLNYANRFYNRQFITRKNASHDLLTKLEELLSDYFDQENGSPTGLPTVQYLSDQLNVSPPYLSDMLRKLTGQNTQQHIHNKLIEKAKVILSTTSMSVSEIAYHLGFEYPQSFNKLFKSKTNLSPLEFRQSFN, from the coding sequence ATGAAAAAAGAGCTGAATGCCCCTTACATCATCAATTCGATTTCCGAGTTGCACCGGCTGTTGCAGTTACCCAAGCCAGCGCATCCCCTGATCAGCGTCATCGACTTAAGCGAGATAACCTGTCATTTCGACGAAAACCTGAAGAGCGTCGTTTATAATTTCTATTCGATCTGCATCAAGAAGAATTTCACGGGCAAGCTGAAATACGGCCAGAACTACTACGACTTCGATGAAGGCGTGTTGACGTTTTTCTCACCAGGGCAGGTCATTGCCACGGCCACCCCGGACGATATGGCGCTGGAGGGCTGCTGGCTGGTTATTCACCCGGATTTCATTCAACAGTATCCCATTGCCCGGACGATCAAAGAGTATGGTTTCTTTACCTACGCCGTTAACGAAGCGCTCCACATGTCGGACCGCGAAGAAGCCCTCATTACGTCGGTCATGCACAATATCGACCAGGAATACCGCTCGGTCATCGATAGCTACAGCCAGGACGTGATCGTGTCGCACATCGACCTGCTGCTGAATTACGCCAACCGCTTTTACAACCGGCAGTTCATTACCCGCAAGAACGCAAGCCACGACCTGCTGACGAAACTGGAAGAGCTCCTGTCAGATTATTTTGACCAGGAAAACGGCTCCCCCACGGGCCTGCCCACGGTTCAGTACCTGTCAGACCAGCTTAACGTATCCCCACCCTACCTCAGCGATATGCTCAGGAAGCTCACTGGTCAGAACACCCAGCAGCATATCCACAACAAACTGATCGAGAAAGCCAAGGTAATTCTGTCCACTACGTCTATGTCTGTCAGCGAGATTGCTTATCATCTCGGCTTTGAGTACCCACAGTCGTTCAACAAGCTGTTCAAGAGCAAGACCAACCTATCGCCCCTGGAATTCCGGCAGTCGTTTAATTAG
- a CDS encoding aldo/keto reductase has product MNTIPTVNLGSEGLVVPAVGLGCMGMTQIAGADIYGKANEAEAIATIHRSLELGGNFLDTADLYGPLHNERLIAKAIKGQRSQYIIATKFGFEIDDNEQLTWQFNGKPAYVRKAVERSLTNLGTDYIDLYYLHRLDPNTPIEETVGAMADLVKEGKIGYIGLSEVSSATIRKAHRVHPLTAVQTEYSLFERGVEEAGILETLRELGIGFIAYSPLGRGFLSGDIKRPDDFAADDFRRSIPRFQGDAFNKNIELLDEITRLSSEKQVTPSQLAIAWVIAKGLVPIPGTKRVTYVEQNLAAASLALTTSELERLEAIVPLGTSTGDRYDAAGMTWIDQ; this is encoded by the coding sequence ATGAACACTATTCCAACAGTAAACCTCGGCAGTGAAGGGCTTGTCGTCCCCGCCGTTGGCCTGGGCTGCATGGGGATGACCCAGATTGCCGGTGCCGACATCTACGGCAAAGCCAACGAAGCCGAAGCTATTGCCACCATCCACCGGTCGCTCGAGCTGGGCGGCAATTTTCTGGACACCGCCGACTTATACGGCCCGCTGCACAACGAACGACTGATTGCCAAAGCCATCAAAGGCCAGCGCAGCCAGTATATCATTGCCACGAAGTTCGGTTTCGAGATCGACGACAATGAGCAGCTTACCTGGCAGTTCAACGGCAAACCCGCCTACGTCAGAAAAGCCGTCGAGCGGTCGCTGACAAACCTCGGGACCGACTATATCGATCTGTACTATTTACACCGGCTCGACCCGAATACACCCATTGAAGAAACCGTTGGCGCCATGGCCGATCTGGTAAAGGAAGGCAAGATTGGCTACATCGGTCTGTCGGAAGTGTCATCGGCGACGATACGGAAAGCGCATCGGGTACACCCGCTGACGGCCGTTCAGACCGAGTACTCCCTGTTTGAGCGGGGTGTCGAAGAAGCCGGCATTCTGGAGACCCTTCGGGAACTGGGCATTGGTTTCATTGCCTATTCACCCCTGGGCCGCGGGTTCCTGTCGGGTGACATCAAACGTCCGGATGATTTTGCCGCCGATGATTTCCGCCGGAGCATACCCCGTTTTCAGGGCGATGCGTTCAACAAAAATATTGAGTTGCTGGACGAAATAACCCGCCTGTCCAGTGAGAAGCAGGTTACGCCCTCCCAGCTGGCTATTGCCTGGGTCATTGCCAAAGGGCTGGTTCCCATTCCCGGCACCAAACGCGTGACCTACGTGGAGCAGAATCTGGCGGCAGCCAGTCTTGCGCTTACAACCAGCGAACTGGAACGACTGGAGGCTATTGTGCCGTTAGGTACCTCGACGGGCGACCGGTATGATGCTGCCGGCATGACGTGGATTGATCAGTAA
- a CDS encoding SGNH/GDSL hydrolase family protein translates to MTTFYRFLSLAFIAGLLAMSAAKPTRVVFFGDSITQAGVNPGGYIDKLKKMVPADQYELIGAGIGGNKIYDLFLRMDEDVLAKQPDVVVIWVGVNDVWHKATSGTGTDPDKFVKFYEAVIKKLQAANVRVILCTPAAIGEKTDMTNQQDGDLNQYSQFIRDLAKKQNLPLVDLRKAFQEYDLKNNPENKDRGILTTDRVHLNETGNQFVADQMKAVLAAAK, encoded by the coding sequence ATGACTACGTTCTATCGCTTTCTATCTCTTGCGTTCATCGCTGGCCTGCTGGCCATGAGCGCGGCCAAACCAACGCGCGTCGTTTTCTTTGGCGACTCCATCACGCAGGCGGGTGTCAATCCCGGTGGCTATATCGATAAGCTGAAAAAGATGGTACCCGCTGACCAGTACGAACTGATTGGTGCCGGCATTGGGGGCAACAAAATCTATGACCTGTTCCTGCGGATGGACGAAGACGTGCTGGCCAAACAGCCCGACGTTGTGGTGATCTGGGTTGGGGTGAACGATGTGTGGCACAAAGCCACGTCGGGTACCGGTACCGACCCCGATAAGTTCGTGAAGTTCTACGAAGCGGTGATCAAGAAACTACAGGCCGCCAACGTACGGGTAATCCTGTGCACACCCGCAGCCATCGGCGAAAAAACCGATATGACCAACCAGCAGGACGGCGATCTTAACCAGTACAGCCAGTTTATTCGTGATCTGGCCAAGAAGCAAAACCTGCCGCTGGTCGATCTGCGAAAGGCGTTCCAGGAATATGATCTGAAAAACAATCCCGAAAATAAAGACCGGGGTATCCTGACCACCGACCGGGTTCACCTCAATGAAACGGGGAATCAGTTCGTGGCCGACCAGATGAAGGCCGTATTGGCCGCAGCAAAATAG